Genomic window (Lycium barbarum isolate Lr01 chromosome 2, ASM1917538v2, whole genome shotgun sequence):
AGTGTTTATGGTCCTCATACCAATCCAGAAAGGGAGGATCTTTGGCTTGAGTTAGCATCCATCAGGGGATTGTGGTCTGACTTATGGGTCATAGGAGGGGATTTCAATGTGTGCAGATTTGTGGAGGAAAGATTGAACTGTGTTAGAAGATCAAGGGCGATGTTGGGCTTCTCCAACACTATTCTGGACCTGGATTTGATTGACCCTCCACTTCAGGGAGCACAATTTACCTGGTCAAGAGGGGAGAATTCTCTCCAAGCCTCTAGAATTGACAGGTTCCTTATCTCGACAAAATGGAGTGAGATGTTCAATGCTATCAAACAGTACCCTTTGCCTAGAGTTTTTTCTGATCATAAACCAATTGTCCTGGAAAGTGGGGATTGGGAGGCCACACCTtcttatttcaaatttgaaaacatGTGGCTTCAAGCTGAGGGTTTCATGGACATGGTAGAAAGATGGTGGATTTCTTACACTGTATTAGGCACCCCAGACTTTGTGCTAATGCAGAAACTAAGGAATCTCAAGAAAGAAATTACTAAATGGAATAGGGAGGTCTATGGAAGAATTGAGACTCAAAGGAAGAAGGCACTCAAAGAACTTGGAAAGCTGGATCAGTTAGCTGAGCTCAGAACTCTCTCTACAGAAGAGAAAGGTCAGACATTGAATCTTAAACTTGAACTTCAGCAAATAGCAACCGCTGAAGAGAAGAGATCTCATGGAGACAAAAATCAAGATGTTTATGGTTGAAAGAGGGGGATAAGAATACAAAGTTTTTCCAAAGAGTGGCCAACTCTCATAGAAAGGGCAATTCCATTGACAGACTCAAAATAGGGAATGAAGTAATTGAAGATAAAGTAAGGATCAAGGATGGTATTCTGGAGTACTATCAACAAATCTACAAAGAGACTGAATCTTGGAGACCCTCAGCCTTCTTTGAAGGTCTGCCAAGTCTCAACACAGTTGATAAAGAGGACCTTGAACTTCCTTTCACCGAATTGGAGATCTCAGAAGCTCTCATGACTTGTGCCCCTGACAAAGCTCCAGGTCCTGATGGTTTCACTATGGCCTTCTTTTAGAAATCATGAAACTTCATCAAAGCTGACTTGCTAGCAGCTTTTAATTTCTTTCATCAGAACTGCCAAATGGTGAGATCATGCAATGCCTCTTTCATTGCTCTTATCCCAAAGAAGAAAGGTGCCGCAGAACTTAGAGATTATAGGCCTATAAGTCTTATAGGCAGTGTCTACAAATGAAAAAAGTGGTGGATTCCTTAGTTTCTGGACATCAGAGTGCTTTTCTGAAGAATAGGCAGATCATTGATGCATTCATGATTGCTAATGAAGGGCTAGATTGGAAAATTAAAAGTGGAGAGACTGGGATCCTATGCAAATTGGATATTGAGAAAGATTTTGATCAGCTTAACTGAGCTTATTTAGTCAACATTTTGAAGTAAATGGGTTTTGGGGAAAGGTGGATAAGGTGGATTTATTTCTGTATTCCGATAGTGAAGTTTTCAATTCTGGTGAACAGAAGTCCAGTTGGGTTTTTCTCTTCTCAAAAGGGACTCAGGCAGGGGGATCTACTGTCCCCTTTCCTCTTTATCATTGGGATGGAAGGATTATCTCAACTGTTAGCAAAGGCCAAAGAACTTCAGTGGATTCAAGGTTTCCAAGTAGGCAGAAATCCTTCCACCTCAGTCTTAGTTTCTCATCTACTATATGCAGATGACACCCTTATATTTTGTGGAGCTCATTGTCAGCAGGTCTCTAATCTCAACACCACCCTCATGATCCTCGAGGCCATTTATGGACTTCATATCAATATGCTTAAGAGCACTATATATCCAGTGAATGAAGTGGCCAACCTAGAAGCTTTTGCTGGCATTCTTAGCTGCAAAACAGGCTTCTTTCCCACCACCTATTTGGGACTTCCTTTGGGTGCTAAATTCAAATCATCTGGAATATGGAGTGGGGTCATTGAAAGAATGGAGAAAAGACTAGCCACTTGGCAGATGCAATACCTCTCATTGGGTGGTAGGCTAACCCTTATCAACAGTGTCCTAGACAGCATTCTCACTTACTGTATGTCACTCTTCCCTATGCCAAGCTCAGTTCTAAAGCAAATTGACAGGCTCATGGGAAGGTAACAGTGTTACTCACAAATTCTCTTTGGTCAAATGGCAATCAGTTATTCAACCCAAAGGCCAAGGGGGGTTGGGAATCAGAAATCTTAAGCTTCATAACAACAGCCTACTCATGAAGTGGCTTTGGAGATATGGTCAAAATGAGGCAGGGTACTGGAAGGAAATCATCAAAGCTAAATATGGTATTCAAGACCACTGGACTGCAAAGAGAAGCAATTAACCACATGGTGTTGGAGTATGGAAACACATCAGTAGTCTCCAAGAGGAATTCTTCCAGATTCTCTCTTTCATCAAAGCTAAATATGGTATTCAAGACCACTGGATTGCAAAGAGAAGCAATGAACCACATGGTGTTGGAGTATGGAAACACATCAGTAGTCTCCAAGAGGAATTCTTCCAGATTGTCTCTTTCAAGGCTGAAAATGGGCTCAAGATCAGATTTTGGCAGGACAAATGGCTTGGGGACACTTTAGTAAAAGActcatttccttcactatttctgATAGCTTTTAACAAAGAAGCAACATTAGCTTAATATAGAGATAACAACGGTTGGACACCAATTTTAAGGAGAAACTTACAGGATTGGGAAGCTGATGATTTTCTTTCTCTATTAGAAAGATTGGGACAAAGTACTTTGGTGGCAGAATCTCAGGACCTCTGGGGCAATTCTAAGGAAAAGATTTTCACTGTGAAGGAATGTTACAGCAACTGGGgttatcaaaatagccttttagAGGTCTGGCCTTGGAAGCTTGTATGGAGAACCAGACAGCCTCTCAGAGCTACTTGCTTCACTTGGACTGCATTGAAGGAAGCATGCCTAACACAAGACAATCTTAGGAGGAGAGGTGTAATCGTCGTTAACATGTGTGCCATGTGCAAGCAGACCAATGAAAGTGTCAACCATCTATTTTTGCACTGCCCTGTAGCAGCTAATCTTTGGTATTTCTTCTACTGTATGCTTGGTCTCCAATGGGTAATGCCCTTCAACATCAAAGATGCCTATGCTAGCTGGATACTCTGGAGAGTTGACAAATCTATTAAAAGAATCTGGAGAATGATCCCAGCAGTAATTTTTTGGACCTTATGGAAGGAGAGAAACAGTAGATGCTTTGATGGAATCTCAACTCCTATTTGCACTTTAAAGTATAGGTGTTTAGTTAGTCTTTTCAGTTGGCTTTTTTTTGCCCCTGTAAACAGTGTGGATAACTTTCTAGATTTTGTTTGCTCCTTTTCTCTAGTACAATAGAGATGGGATATCTTTAGATTGTTCTACAGTTTTTTGCTAAGTCTGCTTCATGTTTTTGTTTGAAGCAGCTTTTTGCCCatctgtaaccttgcatcttcttgatgctttaCTAATGaaattttattactttaccaaaaaaaaaaaaaaggtttaactAGAAGTTAAATGCGCTTTGTCAAATAACTCAGGGATTGAAACAAGAGTAACTCAATGAGTCATGGACTAAAAGTGTATTTCCCCTTTCCAGTTTTATTGGGTCATGTCATTCTTATCACTGTTTATGTGTATTGCATTTGCAGAAGATGTCTCCTGAAGAACTGCAAAAGAGTAAGTTACTGTTTGTTCTTTCTATCCAGAGTCGGGTGCTAAATTTGATGATAGAAATTTATTTTACAGTGGCTTCTACATTTTCTTTTTGATACTTTTTCTCTCTTGGATAATGGACATTTACATGCATAGGTTGACAAAATGTAATGCTGGGTCTAGCCAAAAGCTGGTTAGGAACAAATGATTAGGTGATAGGTTACTTGTGATATAGTCTTCCTTTAGATAATGCTGGCcgttcatttttcattttttatgaaaGCTCCAAATCTATGAGATTTTATTCGATCTTGTTAGAGAATTGCATTCAAATATTCGATAAGGAGCGGAGAAAGTGCACCTTTTTGGTTAAGTGCTAGATTTAGAAATAGATTCGATGAGAAAAGATGGATTGGTTGAGTGATTGTTAGAGATTGGTTAATTAATTGATTGTTAGAGGAGATTGATTGATTTGTTGGTTGACTGTTCCTTAATATTTTCCATTGTGTGTTTGTGATCTTTGCTTGATCATCATCTTACTATGAGGTCTTCCACTTGACTCACAGCCTTGACAAAAGCATTAGAAGGCACCGGGAAAGTAGAAAGATTGTTCAATATTTGGCATGCTGCGCAAATGTTCTATGTCCTTTCCACCTGGGGACTTGCTGCAGTGGGGTTAGTACttattcttcttttgtttttctacGTTTCCATCTCATACAACAAGGCCTCGCTCCCAAACAAGTTGAGGTTGGCTGTATGAATCATCACTAACCATGTTTCTCCATTCCAATTCTTACATATTtcttattttacatgttttatAAATTTTTCTATTGGGACTGCTACATCAGTGACGTCCACAGGGATAATCAATTGAAATGTGTGAATGTAATCTATGAAATTCTTGGATAATTTAGGCCCTTGTGTAAAATACAGAACTTTGGGTTGAACTATGTGGATCTGTTAATTTTGCTTTCATAGTTGATGCTTCCATTGCTAGACCGATTCGTTAGACATGATCAAGTTTTCAGTGCAGATTTTGTTCTTCTAATCTCCATACATCAAATGCATCTGACTCGCGACACGTGCATGAACTATATTTTTTGAAGGGCTTGGCATTTTTTGCTAGGACGTAAAAGTGCAGTGATTAAACCTGTTGTTTCTGCAGGTTGTACAAGAGCCGATCTGTTGTTAGACTTGCTGCTAAAGGTGTTCACAAGACAACCAAAATGGTTTTTAAGGCTCTTTGAAGATGCTTCTGCTGTGTGCTTTCAACAGGATTGGTTGTGTGAATAAAGCGTGTAAATGTTAACATTGTGTACAGTTGTGTAAATTGAATCTGCGTCATGCTTGACTTCGAAGTCATTTATGTGGGAATATTGTAAATATTGTTAATTTGAAAAGATTCTTATTTTGCTGATATTGCAATTTTCATTGCGGATTCGACCCCATCATACTAATTTAGGATAATAATGATTATTGATTTTCAATTCTTTTAGAACCAACTGGACTTAATAAGTGGTAAACATGGAGCCTGAGAGATTTAAACGTTTTTGGTTCATTGTTCCTTTAGATGATTATCTATACGCATCCACAGTTTGTATGGTTTTTGATCAAAATAAGTGACTCTGGTTCATGGAATATGGTCAACCGCAACTCATATTCTCCTATTCatggaaaagaaagaatttaACTTGTATGCATGGATAGTATAAAGAGATTATTAATACGGAGTATCAAGTTATTTTTACCTGCTGTATCAAATAACTTGCTTCATTTTTAAGACTACGCATCTCAGCTTTACAATACTAGCTTATCTTTACCTGCTATGTCGTGTAGTTTGCTTTAATTTCAAGATTATAAACTTCAGTTTTAATGGAAGGTTAGAGATATTTTTTgtaggaaaagggtcaaaaatacccctctactatgggaaaaaggctaaaaatatctttcattacaaatttgggtcaaaaatacccttccCATCATTGAAGTTTTCAAACATATCCCTGTTTTAACGGAAATCCTCAACATAACTTAATTTCATTTTTAAATTCGCTCCATTTAAATCCGACCCAATTAAATAAAAACGCATATGGGTTACCTGctcctgtgcctagtggctccagGTGTAGAACTCGGaaacaagttggtcgcatatggttttttttatgtagttgggtcgAGTTTAAAtgaagcgggtttaaaaatgaaatcgggtaaTTTTGGGGGATTTGGGAATTTCCATCAAGATAGAGGTATGTTTGAAACCTTTAACGACGAAAGGGctattttttacccaaatttgtaacggatgatatttttagcccttttcccaaagcagaagggcatttttgacccttttcccttttttgtaTGACCATGCAATGTCAGTGTATTGAAGGTGCCCTccaatgaaataaaatgaagggcaattcacagaattgcccttcttttggggtggtctttaaatcttgcccctcatatttgaaatctttaaattttgcccttcggctaaaacccataggttccaggttcgaacccccactcagtcaaaaattttaaaaaattcacaagacagagtttaaacttcgctatgcccccaccggcatacacttgttaaggaattaccaaagttatgcctgacccggcatacttatgccttatgggcagacttggcataagtatgtcggatccagcataactttggtaattccttcacaagtttatgccggatccggcatacttatgggcaaacttttagttaagccttaactaaaagtcttttcctagttatgccttatggggtagacttttagttaaggcataactaaaagtgtgccccataaggcataacttttccttaagacatagactttgttttATAAGCCAAATTTGATTAGTTCAAACTCCGCATATTGGCAACCAAATTGAACTTAACATCAGCAAAGCAGTTACGCTGGGAAAGAAACAGATCATACATTGGCAGAAACAAAGCATGTTCATAAAAGGCTGATATTGTTTTTATATTTTATCTACTGGTGCATCGTAGGATGTGTCAATTTGCACAACTTGGTAAGTGCAAATACTAACAGACTGAGGTACATTTGCAACATTTTAAGACCTGAATATGCATTAAGATACATTCAGGTAGAACAAAACATCCACATTCTTTATTGGTTTGTTATGATTTACTGGTCTGGTCCCATTAAAAGTTTGTCCATAAATATGGttgacccggcataaacttgttaaggaattatcaaagttatgccggacccggcataaacttgttgaggaattaccaaagttatgccggacccggcataaacttgttgaggaattaccaaagttatgccggacccgacatacttatgccaagtctgcccataaggcagagtatgccgggtctggcataactttggtaattccttaacaaatgtatgccaggtccggcatacacgcgacccaaatcttgccttgcaatttttttttaatttatgcttgagcgggggttcgaacccagatcctcatgatttctgcgtgaacgctcagggttgcaacgcaaagggcaaaaattaaagaccagcaatatgaggggtataatttaaagaccacaaatatgaggggcaaaatttaaagaccactccaaaagaagggcaatccgcgcaaaaaaatgttatGAACTGGAAGTTTAAAACTCAATAAAATGATGAACTTGCCCTCCAATAAAATTTGAACTCCATGAAGCATGTGGCAGAAAGGTGTTTGTTAACTCTCACTTACTGTTTGTAGTAGTAAAGTAGTATAATgaaactagaaaaaaaaaatcgtgtATAGTACTTACCCTGAAATTCATGGCAAGAAGTGGAAGCAAAATGCGAATGGTCAAAGCAAAACAAATACTATACTGTATATATTCCCTTGTGTCCAGCAAGTAACATGATTATCAAACAGGGTTACAATGAACCATTTCTTGAGATTGCCGGAGGGCTGCCTATCGGCAATCCTTTCCTTGACGACTCCAGCAGATGCAGCAAGATCATCAGCTGTTTCGAAGGGATTCAAGTCAGCTACTGAATCAGATGTTGTTTGGGAGAGATTTCTTCATCAAGATTTAATAATCCCCAGGTCAACGTCTCTTCCCATTTGCGCCACAAAGAAGGAGCTTTTCGTTACTCTCTTATGTCACTCACATATCCTCCTCGATGGAGGCAAATTGGTAAATCCCATGTCTCCTAATTCATTCTTAGTACTTGAACTTAAGACCTCTGATTAAAAGTGAAAGGGTCTTATTTATCCCACGACACTCTTAGTGGTGTAAATCCTAAGTCTCATTCTTATGTTTATGATGGTTTGTTAGTTATGTCCCAGCCAGTAACTATTGAGAGTGATCAAAGGACTTTGACTATGTGGTTTGTGGGAGTTCGAATTTTTATTGGCTATATGAGTTCTGTCTCTTTCTTGTCTTAAACGTGTAAGGTATTAAGCCTTTCTTGATCATTGTCCTTTAATCATGAATCTTGATCATATTATGTAATCTGCTGGAATTAGCTAGCAGCCTGAGAATCTGATATGTAGAAATGAGGAATTCCTTAAATTAGCACTATTCTTTTGCACGTGTTCGGGTGGTGGTTCTGGGGCAAGGCAAGGCTGTCTCAAAACACTGCCAGACGATTAAGAACTTTGAGTCTCATGGGACTAACGTTCGATTAAATCTAAGTCATGCATCCGCCTCTGCAATTACGTCCCACTCCATGATAGGTATGACGCTCCGCTTTATGCTTCAGCCTTGTAAGACACTCATTCGTATATATGAGTGTTGAAAGATTTTGGTTTATCATCTTGCTAACAAACTCCTGAACTAcaatttttactttttaaaaaaaaaaactttttaaattTCCACAAAACTTCACCTAATGTTCTAATTTGAACTAAATGCAGAGTCTTTTACTTGATAGGTGGAGTGGAAAGAAATGTTTCATGGTGGCATCAAGGGCACTTAGCATTGCATTTGTTGACAACCCACGTCATTTGGAATGGACTACTCATCCGGACTCCAGGTTTTATGTATTCCTTTTCGTTAATATCTTCTCTATCTCTGCACTAGCAAGGTTGTTCATTTGTTTGTAATAGAACacaaaacataatatatatatatatatatatatatatatatatatatatatatatatatatatattgccacTTATAGATGTGTTTTTCAAATCATTTCGAAGATTCTCGGAAGTGGCAATTCTTAAATGTACACATTGGTTGGATATTCGAGGGAAGATAGAAACTCAAATGCTGTCTCCAGGGACAAACTACGCAGCGTATCTTGTATTCAAGCTACTGAATGACACATATGGTATTAAAACGTTGAATGCAATGATCAGAATTGTGAACCATGAGAATGAAAATGAAGCTGCAAAACGAGCTACAAAAGTGTACATGCCAAGTATGTCAAGAttctttattaaaaataaaacggACCCACTGTATGAAAAGTATGCAAAGAAAAGAGGCAATGGATGGATGGAAGTACAATTGGGAGAGTTTGATAACAAGGAAGGTGATGATGAAGAAGTAGAAGCGCGATGTATGGAGATTGAGCGCCTGCATGACAAAAGCGGCCTTATTGTTGAAGGAATTGAGTTTCGCCCCCCAGTGATGAATCTAAATATAACTCttgttttaatttctttttgTAGCTTGATTGTTTGTTGCATGTACCAAATTGAATGTGAATCATTGAAAACATCTCCTTTCTGCTGTAATTTTCTGTGTTCCATTATAGCCTATGTAGAGTACATGGTTGTATTTCTTGATGTAACAATGAATTTATATCAAGACTCTAATCAGTAGTGTCAATGATTGGCTCTCGGCTTTCCTCCCCCGAACGAACCATAACTTAACACAAATAAGCCACTCATTCTTCACGTATCTAAACTATTGTAAGAGGATAATCTACTTGTATAATTTATTCTTAGGGTACCCGCCTTGCACGTATACCTTGTCTCAATGAGTATGAAATTTTAATGagttaaaaaaaatgtaaaatgaaAAAGTACAAGTTTTTTAAAAGGGtaaagatgcaaatatacccctcaactttgcgatttagagtgGATATATTCCCGTTAAAAAAGTGTGGTATATATATCtttgccgttacaaaatggtgcaaatatacctctgcccttacacaaatagtgcaaatatacacTTTTCGCTAacgagatttaaaaaaaaaaatcatttagcttattttttaattaaaaaaaatgccatgtggctttaaaaaaaaggtctacccattttttttagtagacatatttttctaacgcgacatggtaatttttttttttggtggatcGGGTCTGACttgtttaaaaaaatatttccgaggctttaaaaaaaaaaatctatccaTTGTTTTTAAACAAACCAGACCagacccaccagaaaaaaattatcatgtggctttagaaaaatatgtctactaattTACTCATTTGGTGATGGAGTGTGTGACTACAACTTGGTTCTCTGTCCAAGTTAATGGAGAGGGTTGTGGGTTCTTTCCAGGTAGAAGAGGGTTAAGGCAAGGTGACCCAGTTTCACCCCTCCTCTTTGTCCTGGTAATGGAGTATTTCTCCAGACTCATGGCAAGGATGAGTAAGCTGCCTGATTTTAGATATCACCCAATGTGCAAGGAACAACAGCTTACTCACCTCACTTTTGCTGATAATCTAATGATATTTTGCAAAGGGACAGAGGCTTCAGTAACTAGAGTCATGGAGGCTATACAATGTTTCTGAGATACCACTGGCTTAACTGCAAATAGTGACAAGTCAAGCACATTCATAGCAGGGGTAAAGGACAATTCACAGAGAAGACCAGGGCCTCAGCTACTAGACACTTGTCATATGCAGGTAGAATCCATGTAATTAATTCAGTGCTATTTTCCTTGTATAATTTTTGGGGATCAGTATTCTTACTTCCTCAGAGTGTACTGAAACTGGTGAACAAGCAATGTAGAGAGTTCCTATGGGGTTCTAAAGAGGAAGGAAGGAAGATTGCATTAGTAGCTTGGCATGAATTATGTTGTTCAAAGAAACAGGGTGGTTTGAATGTGAAAAACTGGCAGATTGTGGAATATTGCATCTGTAGGGAAACTAATTTGTCAATTTATGCATCGCAAGGAGCAACTGTGGGTAAGGTGGGTGCATGGCATTTATATGAAAGACGAGGTAGATTTTTGGAATCATGTCCCAAAGCAAGACTGTAGCTGGTATTGGAAGCAACTTCACAAGATAAAACTGAGCATGATCAATTGGTACTCACAAGACAGTTACTGTCTCACAAGCAATGGCAAATATTCTGTGACTATGAGTGCTCTTGCATTGCTCGGTGACAGGCCTAAAATTGCAGAAGCTCACTTGATTCAGAGCAAGATTTTGCTGCCGAAACATAGAGTGCTGGTATGGTTGGCAATGCAACAGAGATTGCTAACTAGAGCAAGGTTAAGCCGACTGGGCATTGACTGTGATGATGACATGTGTGTGTTGTGTAATGCACAAAAACAAGAAGACTCAGCACACCTATTTGTGGACTGTGAATGGGCTAAAGAGCTGTGGGATGGAATACAAGATTGGTTGGGGATCAAGTTGCAGTTGGGAAGTGTCCAGCTAACTCTACAACAATTCAAGCAGATGAGGTGGAGTAAGTTTAAATGAGAAAAAATAGCTACTGGATATGGGTGTTATACCATATATAGCAAGCTAGAAATGGGAAAATTTTCAAAGGGCAGAGTGTATAGATTTTGTGTGTACATAAAGATTTTGTCATTCAACAAATAAAGACAATAGTTAGGGAGAGAATTACTATGTTTAGAGGATACAAAGCAACTAGGAATGTGCTTGGTTTTTGGCTAAAATTTGTAATTAGTTTTCTTGAGGCCTGGCTTCTCTTGACCCCAGTTGGTGGTTAAGTACTAGGTAATACTTAGGTGTATTCAATTTGTTGGTATGGTTATATTTACATTTTAttgtcaaaataaaataaaatttgtctactaaaaaaaaatgggtagactttttttaaagccacatggtattgtttttaattaaaaaataaactaaatgatttttaaaaagaaTTCCGTCAGCAAAAAAggtatatttacaccattttTGTAGCTGCATGGGTATATTTACACCGCTTGTATAACGGgcggtatatctgctctaaatcgcaaaatcgaggggtatatttgcacgtTTCCCCTTTTTAAAATGATGATTGTGAATCTTATTTAGTTTCAACAAGAACCTATAACCCTTGAAGATTTAAAAGTCTATCTGGCTTCCTTTTTATTTGAAAAGTATATTCTTAAGTTCATTCTAGAAGACACAAATAGGACCAGTTAAAGAAGGGGTCTTTCCTTTTTCTCGCTAGCAAATGCAAATTGTTCTCTTTAACCTAAGCATGCTTtcaaatctatatctatatctatatataatataaaactaggcataaacaaggtgatgtggcacctctctataacCACCATTCTTATTTatctattttttcctttttttgggCTTTTTTCTATTTTTCTCATTTATAGTCTATGTAAAATAATCTAAAAAAGCACTCATTTAACTCTCTTAATTATATTAAATGTGCTTAAGTTTTTTTCTTCCAAAGACAAATGAAATATTGCAACAATTAATGAAAATAACTATGGGCAATTGAAAGACTTCATGAATTGTAGGTGGCTAATGAAAATGTCTCAGGAACTGTACATAATTACAATCTTTATTACAATTAATTAATGATATTCATAACTTCCATCCCTTTTCATGTCCATCACCACCGTTCCTTTCCATGTCAATAACC
Coding sequences:
- the LOC132628789 gene encoding F-box protein PP2-B10-like, with amino-acid sequence MQSLLLDRWSGKKCFMVASRALSIAFVDNPRHLEWTTHPDSRFSEVAILKCTHWLDIRGKIETQMLSPGTNYAAYLVFKLLNDTYGIKTLNAMIRIVNHENENEAAKRATKVYMPSMSRFFIKNKTDPLYEKYAKKRGNGWMEVQLGEFDNKEGDDEEVEARCMEIERLHDKSGLIVEGIEFRPPVMNLNITLVLISFCSLIVCCMYQIECESLKTSPFCCNFLCSIIAYVEYMVVFLDVTMNLYQDSNQ